The DNA window AAAATAAAATTCTTCTGAAAAAGCGATATGGATTTCATCTGATCTCCCAGAAGCCGATTAATCCTCAGATGAGATTGTGCGGACGTTTGTTATAAAAAAAGGGATGAATGGAATAAAACTTCCTGGTGCTGATAAAAATCTTTCATTTACCAGGACGATGCCTAATCCTTTTCCTATGACTGAAACCCCACTACTCGAGATAGAAGATCTGCGCATAGCCTTTCAATCCAGGGCAGGTGTGAATGAAGCGGTCAGAGGTATCAGTTTCACCTTAAATGCCGGAGAGACGCTCGCTGTTGTCGGCGAAAGTGGTAGCGGAAAATCCGTGACCGCACTTTCATTATCAAAACTATTGCCTCCTCCACCTTCCTGTGTCGTTCAAGGTAAGATACGGTTCGAAGGGAACGATTTGCTTAGCTATTCAGAAAAAGAGCTTCTTAAAATTCGTGGCAAAGAAATTGCCTATATCTTCCAGGAGCCATCTACATCTTTGAACCCGTTTTTCTCAGTCGGCCATCAGATCGCTGAAGCCATAAAATTGCACCGACCAGAAGTGAAAGACGTTAAGGAAGAAGTTATTCATGCCTTGGACCTGGTTGGAATTCGCATGCCTGAGAAGCGGTTTAAAGATTACCCGCACCAGCTCAGTGGTGGTATGCAGCAACGGGTGATGATTGCGATGGGTTTGAGTTGTCATCCTAAAATCCTGGTAGCGGATGAACCTACCACAGCCCTGGATGTTACCATTCAGGCTCAAATCATGGACCTGATGCAGGATCTTAAAGAGAAACTAAATATGTCCATCATTCTAATCACACACAATTTTGGAATTGTTGATGGTTTTGCTGATAAGCTGGTAGTGATGTACCGCGGCAAGATTGTCGAGGCGGGTGAAACCTTTTCGGTGCTTTCCAATCCACAACATCCGTATACGAAAGCCCTCATCGCTTGTATTCCTAAACTGGCGGGACGGCGTGAACGTCTTGAAACGATCGACCACTCGCTTCTCGCAGGATAATCCCATGGCATCCTTAATTGAAGTCAATGACCTTAAGGTCCATTTCCCGTTGAAGGCAGGGTTGTTCCAAAAGCCCCGCCAATTTGTAAAAGCTGTCGACGGAGTGAACTTCGAAATCGCGGAAGGTAAGACGATCGGGCTGGTCGGCGAAAGTGGAAGTGGAAAAAGTACCATTGGAAAAGCGATCGTCCGCCTGGTTGATCCGACTGCAGGTTCCGTGAGCTACCGTGGCGAAACCATATCCGCTTTGAACAATGATGATTTCTTTCCTTACCGGAAAAAAATTCAGATGATTTTTCAGGATCCGTATAACTCATTGAATCCTCGGATGACAATATCAGGAATCATTAGCGAGCCTTTGGATATTCATTTTCCTGAAATGAATCGTTCGGAGAAAGAAGATAAGATTGCCGATCTGCTTGTGAAAGTTGGATTGGAGCCCGATTTCCGCAATCGGTACCCGCATCAATTCAGCGGAGGTCAGCGACAGCGCATTGGTATTGC is part of the Verrucomicrobiota bacterium genome and encodes:
- a CDS encoding ABC transporter ATP-binding protein — encoded protein: MTETPLLEIEDLRIAFQSRAGVNEAVRGISFTLNAGETLAVVGESGSGKSVTALSLSKLLPPPPSCVVQGKIRFEGNDLLSYSEKELLKIRGKEIAYIFQEPSTSLNPFFSVGHQIAEAIKLHRPEVKDVKEEVIHALDLVGIRMPEKRFKDYPHQLSGGMQQRVMIAMGLSCHPKILVADEPTTALDVTIQAQIMDLMQDLKEKLNMSIILITHNFGIVDGFADKLVVMYRGKIVEAGETFSVLSNPQHPYTKALIACIPKLAGRRERLETIDHSLLAG
- a CDS encoding ATP-binding cassette domain-containing protein: MASLIEVNDLKVHFPLKAGLFQKPRQFVKAVDGVNFEIAEGKTIGLVGESGSGKSTIGKAIVRLVDPTAGSVSYRGETISALNNDDFFPYRKKIQMIFQDPYNSLNPRMTISGIISEPLDIHFPEMNRSEKEDKIADLLVKVGLEPDFRNRYPHQFSGGQRQRIGIARALSVEPDFIICDEAVSALDVSVQAQIINLLQDVQEEFKLTYLFIAHDLAVVKHISDFVLVMNQGKIVEQASSDEIYTNAKDPYTQKLLDAIPKMPTITAAGLA